In one Steroidobacteraceae bacterium genomic region, the following are encoded:
- a CDS encoding S9 family peptidase has product MRRVGVLFLFGLACSLNAGAAEPIPLQAFAREPLMRAPVLSPSGKQLVYVGANERNEPGVVVYNFATREVRPLITARIKSFDIAYCAFKTEERLLCGYWGTDFDGGRPHSVTRLVGVDTSGRNTRLLMQRGRSGDSQFQHRVLHWLPDDPQNVLIQVAEEHEILPTVFMLNVFTSKMQPVVPRRTPILTWMADRRGQVRLGYGGRSSRMQYIARDTVGAPWRVLEQPEAFDPRDFIPLGFSADSDHLLVLADYAGRRGIYEMGLSDQADMQLVYSHPVVDVDGLISWTRDGTVVGFSYETDRPTIELIDARAKAIQQLIDKSLPDTYNRVINTSDDGNWVLFSSSSDVKADVFYLLDMKQGTLQRLGVARPALDGAELAPMQPVTITAEDGQALPGYLTSPVGSSGKDLPLVVYPHGGPYSRDSWGFDQVVQVMASRGYAVLQVNFRGSTGYGAAFEDAGKQAWATVMHDDITAAARWAIDQGIADPKRVCIVGWSYGGFAALVASYKEPKLYKCAVSIAGVSDLRALVQQNDRFVGGRAGTLAATGSAAFDDPSPIDMVSEVAVPVLLVHGDADVSVVVDHSEKMAKALASAGKSIELLVIKDGDHSLRRGEWRLALYRKLTEFLAQYLGPT; this is encoded by the coding sequence ATGCGCCGTGTTGGAGTGCTTTTTCTATTCGGACTTGCCTGCTCTTTGAATGCGGGTGCGGCGGAGCCGATTCCGTTGCAGGCGTTTGCCCGCGAACCTCTGATGCGCGCACCTGTCCTGTCGCCAAGTGGCAAGCAGCTTGTTTATGTCGGCGCAAATGAAAGGAACGAACCAGGCGTAGTCGTATACAACTTCGCGACGCGCGAGGTCAGACCCTTGATCACTGCGCGTATCAAGAGCTTTGATATCGCCTATTGCGCGTTCAAGACCGAGGAACGCCTGCTCTGCGGTTATTGGGGCACGGATTTCGACGGCGGCAGGCCTCATTCCGTCACGCGACTTGTTGGTGTCGATACCAGTGGCCGGAACACCCGACTGCTTATGCAACGCGGCCGGTCAGGTGATTCGCAATTCCAGCACCGTGTTCTGCACTGGTTGCCCGATGATCCGCAGAACGTGTTGATCCAGGTTGCCGAAGAACATGAAATTCTTCCGACGGTATTCATGCTCAACGTGTTCACCAGCAAGATGCAGCCCGTTGTGCCAAGACGCACGCCAATCCTTACATGGATGGCCGATCGTCGCGGCCAGGTCCGCTTGGGATACGGTGGCCGGTCTTCGAGAATGCAGTACATTGCGCGCGATACAGTCGGTGCGCCCTGGCGGGTGCTGGAACAACCCGAAGCGTTCGATCCCCGCGACTTCATACCGTTGGGGTTCTCGGCTGATTCGGACCACCTGCTCGTTCTCGCAGACTATGCGGGACGTCGCGGTATCTACGAGATGGGGCTTTCGGATCAGGCGGACATGCAGCTCGTGTACAGCCATCCTGTGGTCGATGTCGATGGACTGATCTCGTGGACGCGCGATGGCACCGTCGTTGGCTTCTCCTATGAAACGGATCGTCCCACTATCGAATTGATTGATGCCCGGGCCAAGGCGATCCAGCAGTTGATCGACAAGTCACTCCCTGACACCTACAACCGCGTTATCAATACGTCCGATGACGGCAATTGGGTGCTGTTCAGCTCTAGCAGCGATGTCAAGGCCGATGTCTTCTATCTGCTCGACATGAAGCAGGGGACGCTGCAGAGGCTGGGTGTTGCGCGACCGGCACTCGATGGCGCAGAACTGGCGCCGATGCAGCCGGTGACCATTACTGCCGAGGATGGCCAGGCATTGCCGGGATACCTCACATCGCCGGTCGGCAGTTCAGGTAAGGACCTGCCACTCGTCGTTTATCCGCACGGCGGCCCCTATTCGCGCGACAGCTGGGGATTCGACCAGGTTGTACAAGTGATGGCGAGTCGGGGTTACGCTGTCCTGCAGGTCAATTTTCGTGGATCGACAGGATATGGCGCCGCCTTCGAGGACGCCGGCAAGCAGGCCTGGGCGACCGTGATGCACGATGACATCACGGCGGCGGCGCGCTGGGCGATCGACCAGGGCATCGCAGATCCAAAACGTGTCTGCATCGTCGGCTGGAGTTACGGCGGCTTTGCGGCGCTGGTTGCGAGCTACAAGGAACCAAAACTTTACAAGTGCGCGGTGAGTATTGCCGGTGTGAGCGATTTGCGCGCCTTGGTGCAGCAGAATGACCGATTCGTGGGCGGTCGGGCCGGGACACTGGCGGCGACTGGTTCCGCTGCATTCGATGATCCATCGCCTATCGACATGGTCTCCGAGGTCGCCGTGCCCGTCCTGCTTGTGCATGGCGACGCTGATGTGAGCGTGGTGGTCGATCACAGCGAGAAAATGGCAAAGGCTCTCGCGAGCGCGGGGAAATCCATCGAACTGCTTGTGATTAAGGACGGCGATCACTCGCTGCGGCGCGGCGAATGGCGACTTGCGTTGTATCGCAAACTTACGGAATTCCTGGCCCAGTACCTGGGACCGACTTAG
- a CDS encoding HDOD domain-containing protein produces the protein MLKATVTPLRRQAQSVAPAQAHRRDVLLPAPPPGLAKWLAAAQPGCGNTEFDRLSREVLDRLFPAAAGPRMQKLWRRAESCAAYAGRIAITLQNQSRELCTLAGLLHEAGDALLLQQAVSHGDPRQVAIARDPDAPLQFDRRECEAMLRTLLRDWCLPVAVGTAALGWQRLGDYAVAGNDTACIKLAHWLMREELRMDPAGEADLQSLAMTMGVSPAQLDRLRGIEVESKHNN, from the coding sequence ATGTTGAAAGCCACCGTTACGCCGCTGCGGCGCCAGGCGCAATCAGTCGCGCCCGCCCAGGCGCATCGTCGCGATGTTCTGCTGCCAGCGCCGCCGCCTGGCCTGGCAAAGTGGCTGGCCGCCGCGCAACCAGGGTGCGGCAACACGGAATTCGACCGGCTTTCGAGGGAAGTGCTCGACCGGCTCTTTCCGGCAGCCGCGGGCCCACGTATGCAAAAACTGTGGCGACGTGCCGAGAGTTGCGCTGCATACGCAGGCCGTATTGCCATCACGCTCCAAAATCAGAGTCGCGAGCTGTGTACGCTCGCCGGGCTGCTGCACGAAGCCGGCGATGCATTGCTGCTGCAGCAGGCGGTATCTCACGGCGATCCACGGCAGGTGGCAATTGCGCGCGATCCTGACGCGCCGCTTCAGTTCGACCGTCGTGAGTGCGAGGCGATGCTGCGCACGCTTCTTCGAGACTGGTGCCTGCCCGTGGCCGTCGGTACTGCCGCACTCGGCTGGCAGCGCCTCGGCGATTATGCAGTGGCTGGCAACGATACTGCATGCATCAAGCTGGCCCACTGGCTGATGCGAGAAGAACTCCGCATGGATCCTGCCGGCGAGGCAGACTTGCAGTCACTCGCGATGACCATGGGCGTCTCGCCCGCTCAACTTGACCGCTTGCGCGGAATTGAGGTTGAATCGAAGCACAACAACTGA
- a CDS encoding amidohydrolase produces the protein MRLTLVQQELRWEDRAANLQLFSTLLEPLAGSTDLVILPETFATAYSMATEQLAEDRGGESLRWMQGMAQRLNAAVTGSLMVRDGGHVYNRLYFVVPDAPPRHYDKRHLFRMAGEHRHYRSGSGQLLLEWRGWKIAPMVCYDLRFPVWCRRTAQFDYDLQLFVANWPARRIGAWSRLLAARAIENLAYCAGVNRLGVDGNGIVHTGCSAAFDYLGEPLVELQDRATVETVELSLERLHEFREKFPVHLDADGFNITL, from the coding sequence ATGCGGTTGACTCTGGTGCAACAGGAATTGCGCTGGGAGGACCGCGCGGCCAACCTGCAGCTTTTCTCGACGTTGCTCGAACCCCTGGCTGGGTCGACCGACCTCGTCATCCTGCCGGAGACGTTTGCGACGGCGTACTCGATGGCGACGGAGCAGCTGGCGGAAGACCGCGGGGGCGAATCTCTGCGTTGGATGCAGGGCATGGCACAACGCCTCAACGCGGCAGTGACCGGCAGCTTGATGGTGCGCGACGGTGGTCATGTCTACAACCGGCTCTACTTCGTTGTCCCGGACGCGCCGCCGCGGCACTATGACAAGCGCCATCTGTTTCGCATGGCGGGCGAGCATCGCCATTACCGCAGTGGCTCGGGTCAATTGTTGCTGGAATGGCGCGGTTGGAAGATTGCGCCCATGGTCTGTTACGACCTGCGTTTCCCGGTATGGTGTCGGCGTACCGCGCAGTTCGACTATGACTTGCAGCTGTTCGTGGCCAACTGGCCGGCGCGACGTATCGGCGCCTGGAGCCGCCTGCTGGCCGCACGAGCCATAGAGAACCTTGCCTATTGCGCGGGCGTCAATCGCCTCGGTGTCGATGGCAATGGCATTGTTCACACGGGCTGCAGTGCCGCTTTCGACTATCTCGGCGAACCCCTGGTCGAACTGCAGGATCGTGCCACTGTCGAGACCGTCGAGTTGTCGCTCGAGCGCTTGCACGAGTTCCGGGAGAAGTTTCCAGTTCATCTCGACGCCGATGGCTTTAACATTACCCTATGA
- a CDS encoding PLP-dependent aspartate aminotransferase family protein, which translates to MKRETLLNHPPRADVPADNRSVVAPIYQSVKFELPTVEDTLGALRGERPGFFYQRTSNPTLRSLELLLAEMQGREDCLVSASGVSAVAQCLLALTRAGDHILCFVETYGPTRQIIRGLLARFGVTHTMVSIEDHAAIERVLASQRTRLMLFESPTNPINKIADIEFLTATARRFDALTVMDNTFAGIHQHGQYDVDFFLHSLTKYASGAGDVMGGATIANRELLAPLRRDYSLIGGVLDPHAAFLIQRGLATYLHRYRAQSASAQAVAEFLESQPQVARVHYPGLASHRRSELARKQMQEFGGVVSFDLAAGAEAGRRFTEALQLFALTASLGSTESLVMAPQLMRPREFSPEQLAASGIADGTVRLSIGLENIEDLLADIRQALAA; encoded by the coding sequence ATGAAGCGAGAAACACTCTTGAACCATCCGCCCCGCGCGGATGTGCCAGCGGACAATCGGTCGGTTGTTGCGCCGATTTACCAGAGCGTCAAGTTCGAATTGCCAACGGTCGAGGATACGCTTGGTGCACTGCGAGGTGAGCGTCCCGGGTTCTTTTATCAGCGTACTTCCAACCCGACACTGCGCAGCCTGGAGTTGTTGCTCGCCGAGATGCAGGGCAGGGAGGATTGTCTGGTCAGCGCCTCTGGTGTCAGTGCGGTTGCGCAGTGCCTGCTGGCGTTGACGCGTGCTGGCGATCATATTCTTTGCTTTGTCGAAACCTATGGACCGACCCGACAGATCATCCGGGGCCTGCTCGCGCGATTCGGCGTCACTCACACCATGGTGTCGATCGAGGACCATGCGGCGATCGAGCGGGTGCTTGCCTCGCAGCGGACGCGTCTCATGCTGTTCGAGAGTCCGACGAACCCGATCAACAAGATCGCCGACATCGAATTTCTTACGGCTACCGCGCGGCGATTCGATGCGCTTACCGTGATGGACAATACTTTCGCGGGAATACATCAACACGGCCAGTACGATGTCGATTTCTTCCTGCATAGCCTGACCAAGTACGCCTCCGGTGCTGGCGATGTCATGGGTGGAGCCACGATTGCCAACCGCGAACTCCTCGCGCCTCTGCGTCGCGACTATTCGCTGATCGGCGGCGTGCTCGATCCGCACGCCGCGTTTCTGATTCAGCGAGGCCTCGCGACCTACCTGCACCGCTATCGCGCGCAGAGCGCAAGCGCGCAGGCGGTCGCGGAATTTCTCGAGAGTCAGCCGCAGGTCGCGCGTGTGCATTACCCCGGCCTCGCGAGTCATCGCCGAAGCGAACTAGCGCGCAAGCAGATGCAGGAGTTTGGCGGCGTAGTAAGTTTCGATCTGGCGGCGGGCGCGGAGGCGGGGCGTCGATTCACCGAAGCACTGCAGTTGTTTGCCCTTACCGCGAGCCTGGGATCGACCGAATCCCTGGTGATGGCGCCGCAGCTGATGCGACCGCGCGAATTCAGCCCCGAGCAGCTTGCCGCCAGCGGTATCGCCGATGGCACGGTGCGCCTGTCCATCGGGCTCGAGAACATCGAGGATCTGCTCGCGGATATCCGCCAGGCACTCGCCGCGTGA